The genomic region CGGCCCTGCCGGGACGTGTCCTGGACGCCTCGCACGTCAGCGAGAGCGTGGGTTGCCTCATGCAGGAGCGTGGTGAAAACGGCTTCCGGCTCGCGGGACAGGCCCTCACCGGAGATGAGGATTTCGGGCAACTGGGTCTCGCCGGCTTGCCAGCGCAGGGCAGCGAAGTGACCCCACTTCATGCCCTGATTGGGCTTGCTGGGGGAGCCGGAGCCGACCACGAGGACAGCGGCCGGGACTTCGGCGTGCTGGTCGCGGATCGCGGACCAGGCCGCTTCGAGCGCGCCGACGAGTGCGGCGGTGGAGATGTCGTTTTGACACGTACGTGTCAGGTCGGGGGTGTGGGCGGCGGTGCTCATGCGGCCCTCCGGATGGTGTGTCGGCGGTAGGCGATGGCGGCGGCGCACAGCGCCTCGATGACGTCGGCCGCCTTGCGGCCAGGGGTGCTCTCCCAGGCGAAGACCGGGGCGTGAAGGCCGGCGTGGCCGACCGCGATGAGGTAGGTGTTGAACCACTCGACGGCGGCGCTGTAGGCGCGCTGGTCGGCGTCGGTGATGCCGGTCAGGTACCAGCGGGGTCGGCCGAACACGGCGGCCCGGATCGCGCCGAGGATCGACGCGGGGTAGGTGCCGGTGCGGTGACAGGCGCACTTGGCCGGGCAGGCGTCGTGGGCGTCGTAGAGGCCAGTGGGGGTCCAGCCGTAGCGGCCCAGGTAGAGGGCGGCGCGGTCAAGGACGGCGTGAACGTTGCCGGTCGGCAGAGCCGAGACGGTGCTCATCGAGCAGCCCGCCAGACGAGGAACCCGGCGCGGGTCGGCAGCCGCTCTTGGCTGTACTCGTGGTCGGCGTAGGTTTCGAGCTGGTCTTCGGTGGCGTGGGTCCAGTCGTAGTCCTCGGCGCAGTCGCGCAGGACGTCCAGGACGCCGGGCAGGGTTTGGGTGGCGTCGTCATTCCAGTCGGCGACGGTCTCCGTTGCCGAGGTCGAGGGCGTGTTGTCGTCGAAGTTGGGCGTGCGGCCGTCGTGCCGGAGGAAGTCGGCCAGGCAGGTGACGGTGGTGTCCCAGAGGTCGGCGGCGGCACCGTCGCCGCAGTAGCGGTCCTCGATGGCGACGGGGTGGCCGTAGACGGCCATGGCGATGGCACCGAGGGTGCAGGCCGGCGGGAACGAATCGTGCTCGCTCAACTTGTACGGATCGCCCTGGGTCCAGCCTCGGATCTCCAGGTAGCGGGCGGCGCAGCGCAGGGTGTCGGCCGGAGTCAGGTCGGCCAGCGCGGCGGGGGTGTGGGGCTGTTTTTGGGTAGGGTTCATGGCGGCCACGTCCTTTCGTGGGCGGTGGTTGGGTCGGCAGACCGGGCAGCTTTCTCAGGGCCTTGGCCGGTCTGTCGGCCGCTTCTATCGGTGGTGCAGGTGGAGCCTCAGGAACACCCGCTGCCGGTCGTCGTTCTCACCGGCGGGGGTGGGTGCGGTGCGGAAGACCAGGGCGCCCGCGTGCCGGGCGATGGCGGTCAGTGCGGCGATGTCCTCGCCGTCACCGATGAGCACGAGGTCCAGGACGCGAGTCGGCGTAGCAGTGGTGCTCATGCCGCTGTCCGCAGGTCGGCGGGGGCGGCGAGGCCGCTACGGCGGCGGGTCCAGGTGGCGTAGTCGGCGACGCGGATGATGTCGGCGTCGGTCATGTAGGCGGCCTTGACGCGGTTGGGGATGCCGCCTTCGGCGATGAGGTAGCCCTCGCCCTGGTTGTTCGGGTCGATGCTGTTGGAGGAGAAGCCGCGGGCGTACCAGCCGTGTCCGAGGACGATGTCGGAGGACACGTCGTTGGTGCAGCGGCCAGCGAACCGCCACGCGAACAGGTCCCGCAGCGACGGCGGAATGATGTCCGACGAGGGTCGCTGAGTGGCGGCGGCGACGATGATGCCGACGGCGCGGCCCCGGGCGACGATGTCGCGCAGCAGCGCGGCGAACAGGTCCTGGTCTTTCTTGTCTCCGGCGGTGGCGGAGAAGTAGGCGATCTCGTCGCAGGCCACGAGGATCTGACCGAACAGGTCGTTGGGTCCGATCTTGCGGCGGCGGTGCGACAGCAGGAACGCATACCGGTTGTCCATCACCGTCTGGACGCGGCGCAGGGTGCGGATGGCGTGGTCGATGTCCGGGCCGACGAACACGTCGGCGGCGTCCTTCCACAGCCCGAGTTCGACCTGCTTGCCGTCGAGCAGGCACAACCTGACGTCCGGGCACAACGCGGCGTGCCCAACGATCGTGTTCAACAGCGACGACTTGCCCGCGCCGGGCTCACCGCCGATGAGGATGTTGCGGTAGATCATCGGCAGGTAGGCCGGGTGGCCGAACTCGTCGATGCCGAGGAAGACCGGGTCGAAGATGGACAGGCCCGCGCCGACCGGCACCGTCTGCGGCGCGTCCGGGGGCGGGGGCAGTTCGATGGTGTCCGTGAGGTCCATGGCAGGGCTCCCGGGGTCGGTTGACACGTACGTGTCACAGGCGGGTGGGGGATGGGAGGGGCGCGGACGCTCGACCCGTCGTCGGGTGCTTGGTCCGCGCCGTCCCGGAGGTTGGTTAGGCGTAGTCGGAGGGGTCGAACCCGGACGGGCTCGCGGTAGTGGTGGGGTTGCGCGGCTTGCGCTGGCGGGGAGTGTCAGCCGGTGCGGTGACCGGCTGGTCGGGTACGTCGGGCAGGTCCAGGCCGACAGGCGGCATGCCCGGCGAGGTGGGAGCGTTGGCCGGGATGTCCGTGGGGACGT from Micromonospora profundi harbors:
- a CDS encoding DUF6197 family protein, producing MSTVSALPTGNVHAVLDRAALYLGRYGWTPTGLYDAHDACPAKCACHRTGTYPASILGAIRAAVFGRPRWYLTGITDADQRAYSAAVEWFNTYLIAVGHAGLHAPVFAWESTPGRKAADVIEALCAAAIAYRRHTIRRAA
- a CDS encoding DUF6197 family protein; the protein is MNPTQKQPHTPAALADLTPADTLRCAARYLEIRGWTQGDPYKLSEHDSFPPACTLGAIAMAVYGHPVAIEDRYCGDGAAADLWDTTVTCLADFLRHDGRTPNFDDNTPSTSATETVADWNDDATQTLPGVLDVLRDCAEDYDWTHATEDQLETYADHEYSQERLPTRAGFLVWRAAR
- a CDS encoding FtsK/SpoIIIE domain-containing protein, with amino-acid sequence MDLTDTIELPPPPDAPQTVPVGAGLSIFDPVFLGIDEFGHPAYLPMIYRNILIGGEPGAGKSSLLNTIVGHAALCPDVRLCLLDGKQVELGLWKDAADVFVGPDIDHAIRTLRRVQTVMDNRYAFLLSHRRRKIGPNDLFGQILVACDEIAYFSATAGDKKDQDLFAALLRDIVARGRAVGIIVAAATQRPSSDIIPPSLRDLFAWRFAGRCTNDVSSDIVLGHGWYARGFSSNSIDPNNQGEGYLIAEGGIPNRVKAAYMTDADIIRVADYATWTRRRSGLAAPADLRTAA